GCCGCTTCTGACGGGGGCACCGGCGGGCCTTCGACCCCGCAGGCCGCCAGTGCCAGAAGCGCTAGGACAAGCGCGGCCTTCATGCCTGCGCCTCTTTCCAGCGCGCGATCTGGGCGCGGACCTGCGCGGGCGCGGTGCCACCATAGGACATGCGCGACGCGACCGAGTTATGCACCCCCAGCACCGTGAAGATTTCATCCGTGATGGCCGCATTGACCGATTGCATATCCGCCAGCGTCAGATCGGGCAGGTCACAGCCCTTATCCTCGGCCATCGCAACCAGCGTGCCGGTGACATGATGCGCGTCACGGAAGGGCAGCCCCGCCTCGCGCACCAGCCAATCGGCCAGATCGGTCGCGGTGGAGAAACCGCTGGAGGCCGCCGCCTCCAGCTTTTCGGTGTTCACGGTCAGATCGGCAATCATGCCCGACATCGCCGCCAGCGCCAGCATCAGGTTGTCGGCGGCGTCAAAGACCTGTTCCTTATCTTCCTGCATATCCTTGGAATAGGCCAGCGGCAGGCCCTTCATCACGGTAAACAGCGCAACCGTCGCACCCAGAATACGGCCGATTTTGGCGCGGATCAGTTCGGCCGCATCGGGGTTGCGCTTCTGCGGCATGATCGAGGAACCGGTCGACCATTTGTCCGACATCGCCACAAAACGGAATTGCGCGGAGGACCAGATCACCAGCTCTTCGGCCAGACGGCTCATATGCACAGCGCAGATCGACGAAGCGGAAAGGAATTCCAGCGCAAAGTCACGGTCGGACACGGCATCAAGGCTATTGGCCATCGGACGGTCGAAATCGAGCGCCTTCGCCGTGGCGTGGCGGTCGATATTGAAACCGGTGCCCGCCAGAGCCGCCGCCCCCAGAGGCGATTCGTTCATCCGTTTGCGGGCATCGGTGAAACGGCCCAGATCGCGCGCGAACATTTCGACATAGGCCATCATGTGGTGGCCCCAGGTGACCGGCTGCGCGGTCTGCAAATGGGTAAAGCCCGGCATCACCCAATCCGCGCCCGCCTCGGCCTGACCGATCAGCGATTTGATCAGCGACTGCAGGCCGTTGATCGCCGCATCACATTGATCACGGACCCAAAGACGGAAGTCGGTGGCCACTTGGTCATTGCGCGAGCGCGCGGTGTGCAGACGGCCTGCGGGCTCACCGATGATCTCTTTCAGACGCGCCTCGACATTCATGTGGATATCTTCCAGCGCGGTCGAGAAGGTGAATTTGCCACCCTCGATCTCTGACAAAACGGTGAGAAGACCTTCCCTGATGGCACTTGCATCGCTATCAGTGATGATGCCCTGCGCGGCCAACATCGCCGCATGGGCCCGGCTGCCCCGGATATCCTGTGCGGCAAGACGCTGGTCAAACCCGATCGAGGCATTGATCGCCTCCATGATCGCGTCGGGACCTGCGGCGAAACGCCCGCCCCACATTGCGTTGGAGGATTTCGGTTCGCTGGTCTGTTCGGTCATCTTTCGGCCCTGTCATCTGGAGGCAAAATGCTGCGGTCCCTTGTCCTTTATACGGCCCTCGCGCTTGGTGCAAATGCGGCGATGGCTGCAGAGCTTGATCCGCTCAAGACCGGAGAGATGCAGAAGCTGGTTACCTATAACGCGCCAATCGATCTGCCTGAACTGGAATTTCAGGACGAAGGCGGGAAAACCCATCACCTTTCGGACTATAGGGGCAAAGTCGTTGTGGTGAATTTCTGGGCAACGTGGTGTGTGCCCTGCCGGGAAGAGATGCCCGCATTGGAAAAATTACAAAAAACGATTGGCGGCAAAGATCTCGCGGTGGTGACAATCGCCAGCGGCCGCAATCCGCCAGAAAAGATCGACCGGTTTTTTGCAGATATCGGCGTGGAGAACCTTCCCAAATTCACCGATAAATCCCAACATGCGGCCCGATCATTAGGCGTTCTGGGACTTCCCGTGACCCTTATCGTCAATCGCGAGGGGCAAGAGATTGCCCGCTTGATCGGAGGAGCCGATTGGGCGGGAACAGACGCGCAAACCCTTTTGCGCGCCGTTATTTCAGATCCGGCCTGACCGGTCCCGCTCAGGAACTACGCATATAGGACGACATCGCGTTCTCGATGACTTCCGAAAGTTGCATGATCGCTTCCAGCCGCTCTTTGATATCGGCATGGAAAGAATCAAGCTGGTCAATCGTGGTCGACAACCCGCCAACATCGCGCATCCGACCACATTCGACCCTCCCCAGAACGCGGATCGTATCAAGGCCCAGCATCTGGCGCCGGATATCCGCGCTGGCACGGTTCAGCTCTGCGGCATAGCCGACCGCTCGTGACATTGCCGTGCGGGCATCCTCGGTACATTGCGTTTCCAGCCCGTGCAGAAGCTCTTTCTCCGCAAACCAGTCAATTTGTGGCACCGGCACGCTTTTATCAATATTCACAACCATTTCCGACATAACGCGGTTGCAACCGATCAGGAACAGAACACGCGCCACCTCGCGCGATAGCCGCTCGCACATATTGTCATGTCCGCCCACAAAGCTGGCAAGACGCTGGGAGATCACTTGCGAGCTGGCTTTGTAATTTTCAGAAATTGCCGAGACCGG
The sequence above is drawn from the Thioclava sp. GXIMD4216 genome and encodes:
- a CDS encoding lipoprotein; the protein is MKAALVLALLALAACGVEGPPVPPSEAAQQTP
- the argH gene encoding argininosuccinate lyase encodes the protein MTEQTSEPKSSNAMWGGRFAAGPDAIMEAINASIGFDQRLAAQDIRGSRAHAAMLAAQGIITDSDASAIREGLLTVLSEIEGGKFTFSTALEDIHMNVEARLKEIIGEPAGRLHTARSRNDQVATDFRLWVRDQCDAAINGLQSLIKSLIGQAEAGADWVMPGFTHLQTAQPVTWGHHMMAYVEMFARDLGRFTDARKRMNESPLGAAALAGTGFNIDRHATAKALDFDRPMANSLDAVSDRDFALEFLSASSICAVHMSRLAEELVIWSSAQFRFVAMSDKWSTGSSIMPQKRNPDAAELIRAKIGRILGATVALFTVMKGLPLAYSKDMQEDKEQVFDAADNLMLALAAMSGMIADLTVNTEKLEAAASSGFSTATDLADWLVREAGLPFRDAHHVTGTLVAMAEDKGCDLPDLTLADMQSVNAAITDEIFTVLGVHNSVASRMSYGGTAPAQVRAQIARWKEAQA
- a CDS encoding TlpA disulfide reductase family protein — translated: MLRSLVLYTALALGANAAMAAELDPLKTGEMQKLVTYNAPIDLPELEFQDEGGKTHHLSDYRGKVVVVNFWATWCVPCREEMPALEKLQKTIGGKDLAVVTIASGRNPPEKIDRFFADIGVENLPKFTDKSQHAARSLGVLGLPVTLIVNREGQEIARLIGGADWAGTDAQTLLRAVISDPA